The Terriglobales bacterium genome contains a region encoding:
- a CDS encoding ABC transporter ATP-binding protein — protein sequence MRNASEQIVFENVSKFYGEVLGVNRVNLCLGPGITSLVGPNGSGKTTLMNLLTGLIRASQGHVSVLGLTPDDPLEFFKRVGYCSQFDSFPRYVTGLDFIYAPLRLHGFPPHQARKLTDEALERVGMSEAARRKVAGYSKGMRQRIRLAQAIAHHPSVLVLDEPLNGLDPMARAEAIALFEALGKKGMHVVISSHILEEVDRISDRVVLMSHGYVVAEGQIQEVRREVKDHPMQILVRCSNPAKLAAEVFVLNHVVEAKIQNDGRGVLVRTRDAEQFYLLLNRVVSKGEVEVDAVAPADDDVNSIYQYLIGSDRGNQ from the coding sequence ATGAGAAATGCGAGCGAGCAAATCGTTTTTGAGAATGTCTCCAAGTTTTATGGGGAAGTGCTGGGTGTTAATCGCGTCAATTTGTGTTTGGGGCCGGGGATCACCAGCCTCGTTGGTCCCAACGGCTCCGGCAAGACGACGCTGATGAATCTGCTTACCGGGCTGATCCGTGCCAGCCAGGGACATGTCAGCGTTCTCGGTCTCACTCCCGATGACCCCCTGGAGTTTTTCAAGCGTGTCGGCTATTGCAGCCAGTTTGACTCGTTTCCTCGCTACGTTACCGGACTGGACTTCATCTACGCGCCTCTCCGGCTCCATGGTTTCCCCCCCCACCAGGCCCGGAAGCTAACCGATGAAGCCCTAGAGCGAGTGGGCATGAGCGAAGCCGCAAGACGCAAGGTTGCCGGCTACAGTAAGGGCATGCGGCAGCGCATCCGCCTGGCTCAAGCCATCGCGCATCATCCTTCCGTGCTAGTGCTAGATGAACCGTTGAATGGCCTGGATCCGATGGCTCGTGCCGAAGCGATCGCACTTTTTGAGGCCTTGGGCAAGAAAGGAATGCACGTTGTCATCTCCAGCCACATTCTCGAGGAAGTGGACCGCATTTCCGATCGCGTAGTACTGATGAGCCACGGTTATGTTGTGGCTGAAGGCCAGATCCAGGAGGTCCGGCGAGAGGTTAAGGACCACCCTATGCAGATATTGGTGCGCTGTTCCAACCCTGCGAAGCTAGCCGCTGAAGTTTTCGTGCTCAATCACGTGGTGGAAGCCAAAATCCAGAACGATGGTCGCGGCGTGCTGGTTCGGACGCGCGACGCCGAGCAGTTTTACCTGCTGCTGAACAGGGTGGTGTCGAAGGGCGAAGTTGAGGTGGATGCGGTCGCGCCTGCCGACGACGACGTGAACTCGATCTATCAGTATTTGATCGGTTCCGACCGGGGGAACCAATGA